One window of the Archangium primigenium genome contains the following:
- a CDS encoding restriction endonuclease has protein sequence MHDLSHAVPSLSGYQQASEVKTVNLEKLGPPGTVPRQHARLIEPLPHRLLTTDVLKILKTNPGHVGFQTAGASPTLFFLVDGTFQPSGNYFFYSYGWDSEFGATLTVSLYWKGGGSCTFLPSTQQAFHDLKTGSCTVVIVRGERCVAALSLDLGQQPDFDAQWARVADHVPLMPDERASFWHIFGLHPGLRSQATPGERLSLGWANEYRRSVLALSELAVAAQGAPPLTQLGRIPPDAFGPLANITARPNWGAKDALEALQEIRSKGGASFLKFLAADHEFDTYTHEISGHAHCVLKTAATQAFLLGTHLTREGRFLPWLDFATGELRALQILPERFSETFAAEDYWARQSSALHINTGHHIGGEDVPMDLRPQSASWLGFPFAEETSPTDAAADVLIDEALAHRRWALEPGAIFELQVGPFARFQAWEHGSDIAFVARGPTGEYAELALDTREKLVVCNGLLSLNPETDKPARAHAALKLLLASLFRDFVVVEDRERVFSTVARQLRQGQVKRGQEDSPVVVYLPRIRYVGRPAVENCMRELNQEERRAHYVRAHLRRATRASEHQRALGQRYGFPVPENYTFVRPHERGKNERTVIYRSRSALLSLYEVWDPGQSVTGGANWFQFERDVNCLMERLGFVVEHTAASRRGDQGVDVYATRGVEGSGEPERWVIQCKCYAPHRKVGPAILRELLGAMRAYPDGTRGMVATTSTFTGESRRLAKAEGLRLMDGEEFSQLARLK, from the coding sequence GTGCACGACCTGTCCCACGCAGTGCCATCGCTGTCGGGTTACCAGCAAGCTTCGGAGGTAAAAACTGTGAATCTTGAAAAACTCGGCCCCCCTGGGACTGTTCCCCGGCAGCATGCGCGGCTCATCGAACCGCTGCCACATCGCCTGCTAACCACTGACGTCCTCAAGATCCTCAAGACCAATCCGGGCCACGTGGGGTTCCAGACCGCAGGGGCTTCGCCCACCCTGTTTTTTCTCGTGGACGGGACCTTTCAGCCATCCGGCAACTACTTCTTTTACTCTTACGGTTGGGATTCCGAGTTTGGGGCCACCCTCACCGTCTCGCTGTACTGGAAAGGGGGAGGAAGTTGCACGTTCCTACCGTCGACGCAGCAAGCGTTTCACGACCTGAAGACAGGTAGCTGCACGGTCGTCATTGTTCGAGGGGAGCGGTGTGTCGCCGCCCTCTCCCTCGATTTGGGCCAACAACCCGATTTTGATGCCCAATGGGCGAGGGTAGCCGATCATGTACCCCTCATGCCCGATGAGCGTGCCTCGTTCTGGCATATTTTCGGTCTGCACCCAGGCCTACGGAGCCAGGCTACTCCCGGTGAAAGACTATCCCTGGGGTGGGCCAATGAATATCGGCGCTCTGTGCTTGCTCTCTCTGAACTGGCGGTAGCGGCTCAGGGAGCGCCGCCCCTCACTCAACTTGGTCGGATTCCACCTGACGCCTTTGGCCCTTTAGCTAACATCACAGCGCGGCCGAACTGGGGTGCCAAAGATGCACTGGAAGCTCTTCAGGAGATTCGAAGCAAGGGCGGCGCGTCCTTTCTGAAGTTCCTTGCTGCGGACCACGAGTTCGACACCTACACCCACGAAATCAGTGGACATGCCCACTGCGTTCTAAAGACGGCCGCTACTCAAGCATTCCTTCTCGGAACGCACCTGACTCGTGAGGGCCGTTTCCTCCCATGGTTGGACTTCGCCACCGGAGAGTTGCGCGCGCTGCAAATTCTGCCAGAGCGCTTCTCCGAAACCTTTGCGGCAGAGGATTATTGGGCTCGGCAAAGCTCGGCGCTTCACATCAACACCGGACATCACATTGGGGGGGAGGATGTCCCAATGGACTTGCGGCCTCAGTCGGCCTCGTGGCTGGGGTTTCCCTTTGCTGAAGAAACGTCGCCGACTGATGCTGCCGCGGATGTCTTGATTGACGAGGCGCTTGCACATCGCCGATGGGCGCTAGAGCCAGGCGCCATCTTCGAACTACAGGTGGGGCCGTTTGCGCGGTTTCAGGCTTGGGAGCACGGTTCAGACATCGCCTTTGTCGCTCGCGGGCCAACCGGCGAGTACGCAGAACTTGCGCTGGACACTCGTGAGAAACTCGTGGTCTGCAATGGTCTCCTCTCTCTGAACCCGGAAACGGACAAGCCCGCTCGCGCCCACGCAGCGCTCAAGCTCCTGTTGGCTTCTCTGTTTCGCGACTTCGTGGTGGTGGAGGATCGGGAGCGTGTTTTCTCCACCGTGGCTCGACAACTGCGGCAGGGGCAGGTGAAGCGCGGACAGGAGGATAGCCCTGTCGTTGTTTACTTGCCTCGGATCAGATACGTCGGAAGACCTGCAGTAGAGAATTGCATGCGCGAACTCAACCAAGAGGAGCGCCGAGCTCACTATGTACGCGCGCACCTGAGACGTGCAACGCGAGCGTCCGAACATCAGCGGGCACTGGGGCAGCGCTACGGCTTTCCCGTTCCGGAGAACTACACGTTCGTTCGGCCGCATGAGCGAGGGAAGAATGAACGAACCGTCATTTACCGCAGCCGCTCAGCGCTCCTCTCGCTTTATGAGGTTTGGGACCCTGGCCAGTCGGTGACAGGAGGCGCGAACTGGTTTCAGTTTGAACGAGACGTGAATTGCCTCATGGAGAGATTAGGCTTCGTCGTGGAGCACACTGCTGCCTCGCGGCGTGGGGACCAAGGTGTCGATGTGTATGCCACGCGCGGCGTTGAAGGGTCGGGCGAACCTGAGCGCTGGGTCATCCAGTGCAAGTGCTACGCACCGCACAGGAAGGTAGGACCTGCGATTCTGCGGGAACTGTTGGGCGCTATGCGGGCCTACCCTGACGGAACCCGTGGCATGGTCGCCACGACGAGCACCTTCACGGGGGAAAGTCGGCGCTTGGCGAAGGCGGAAGGTCTTCGCCTCATGGACGGTGAAGAGTTTTCGCAACTGGCCCGTCTCAAGTAA
- a CDS encoding IS5 family transposase (programmed frameshift) has product MARELLPDVLWVRVKDLLPVHPPQPKGGRPWKEDRLALRGIIFVLKANVPWELLPAEVFGVCGMTCWRRLRDWAEAGVWERLQRLLEAELGGQDLIDWKRAAIDSTSVPAKRGGLLTGPNPTDRGRPGSKHHLVTDGAGLSLAESLTPANTHDSREALPLVDEIPRVKSPRGASRRRPGKLHADKGYDYPRVRQGLRQRHIQPRIARRGVESSTRLGRHRWVVERTFAWLKFFRRLVIRYEVRDDIHFAFLQLACCLILVRRLS; this is encoded by the exons ATGGCCAGAGAACTGCTGCCGGACGTCCTGTGGGTGCGCGTGAAGGACCTGCTGCCCGTCCATCCTCCTCAACCCAAGGGCGGGCGGCCCTGGAAAGAGGACCGGCTCGCGCTGCGCGGCATCATCTTCGTGCTCAAGGCCAACGTCCCCTGGGAGTTGCTGCCCGCCGAGGTGTTCGGCGTGTGCGGCATGACGTGCTGGCGACGCCTACGCGACTGGGCCGAAGCGGGAGTGTGGGAACGCCTCCAGCGACTGCTGGAGGCGGAGTTGGGAGGCCAGGACCTGATTGACTGGAAACGAGCCGCCATCGACTCCACGTCGGTGCCGGCAAAAAGGG GGGGTCTACTCACCGGCCCCAACCCGACGGACCGAGGGCGTCCGGGCAGCAAGCACCACCTGGTGACCGACGGCGCGGGCCTGTCGCTGGCCGAGTCCCTCACTCCGGCCAACACGCATGACAGTCGTGAGGCGCTGCCGCTCGTGGACGAGATTCCTCGCGTGAAGTCTCCGCGGGGCGCGTCGCGCAGGCGGCCCGGCAAATTGCATGCGGACAAGGGCTACGATTATCCGCGTGTGCGCCAGGGACTGCGTCAGCGGCACATCCAACCGAGGATTGCTCGCCGGGGCGTGGAGTCCTCCACTCGCCTGGGCCGCCACCGGTGGGTGGTGGAACGGACCTTTGCCTGGTTGAAGTTCTTTCGCCGCCTTGTCATCCGCTACGAAGTGCGCGACGACATCCACTTCGCCTTCCTCCAGCTCGCCTGCTGCCTCATCCTCGTCCGGAGGTTGAGTTAG
- a CDS encoding DUF5953 family protein, translated as MTRRKKLGIIVYAPALVREDGRTLEIVQGMEQALPGLRMAWEVSENGRPIALPQRDTWLVGRTKDGEFPLVCNGDERSPITVYGLQTSAPHAPGGQQPLLDVHAKLPLDAVVISAAVEMLERIAEGARAFWGHATPGEAALDIAYQTAPTLEGPPSPRRGLPALKLFEHIRSPEIPAYLGWLNYWSAAAARAIGFPDPARDSELLSRARRTATGGWLVQLTDTPLDLDNPAHLDALKQAYERFPEVGGRSAP; from the coding sequence ATGACTCGACGAAAGAAACTCGGCATCATCGTCTATGCGCCTGCTCTGGTGCGCGAAGACGGTCGCACACTCGAAATTGTCCAGGGGATGGAACAAGCGCTTCCCGGCTTGCGCATGGCGTGGGAGGTTTCTGAAAATGGGCGACCCATCGCATTGCCGCAGCGCGACACATGGCTCGTAGGGAGAACCAAGGACGGGGAGTTTCCTCTGGTATGCAACGGCGATGAGCGCTCTCCCATTACCGTGTATGGGTTACAAACCTCCGCCCCCCACGCCCCTGGCGGTCAGCAGCCGCTGCTCGATGTTCACGCCAAGCTGCCACTCGACGCAGTCGTCATCTCGGCAGCGGTGGAGATGCTGGAACGCATCGCGGAGGGAGCCCGCGCATTCTGGGGGCATGCGACGCCGGGTGAAGCCGCTCTGGACATCGCGTATCAAACCGCACCGACGCTGGAAGGACCGCCATCCCCACGCCGGGGGTTGCCCGCCCTGAAGCTCTTCGAGCACATCCGTTCGCCCGAGATTCCTGCCTACCTTGGATGGCTGAATTACTGGTCGGCCGCTGCCGCACGGGCCATTGGCTTTCCGGACCCAGCACGTGATTCGGAACTGCTGTCACGTGCGCGGCGGACCGCGACGGGTGGGTGGCTCGTGCAGCTTACCGATACACCGCTCGACCTGGACAACCCCGCCCACCTGGACGCGCTTAAGCAGGCCTACGAGCGCTTCCCGGAGGTCGGCGGGCGCTCCGCTCCTTAA
- a CDS encoding DUF6310 domain-containing protein: MGLGLCVLAAPEIAVGAVVVTGVVVVGVLIKEALDTYELRRGRPETRPVLEPHPVPVTKTAPMKATPGQRPKPEPKGPDYPPVGPTEVTESERRRRCEPIPVPHEGKDDAHNRCADQFPPNRYPGMDVLVNGVSFDALQVGARVLWEIKTHRFDTYPDFVQDKEIKRELKQLRKQRDAARHCGYAYVVGVSTEEHKDALLQEDRFLKIVVTGCTR; encoded by the coding sequence ATGGGGCTCGGTCTGTGCGTCCTGGCGGCGCCGGAGATTGCCGTGGGGGCGGTGGTGGTGACCGGCGTCGTGGTGGTGGGCGTCCTCATCAAAGAGGCCCTGGACACATACGAACTGAGGAGGGGTCGCCCCGAAACGCGCCCGGTGCTGGAACCGCACCCCGTACCTGTCACCAAGACCGCACCGATGAAGGCCACACCAGGACAAAGGCCCAAGCCGGAGCCAAAAGGGCCGGATTACCCTCCCGTGGGTCCAACCGAGGTCACGGAGAGCGAGCGCCGCCGCAGGTGCGAGCCCATACCCGTGCCGCACGAGGGCAAGGATGACGCGCACAACAGGTGCGCCGATCAGTTTCCGCCCAACCGCTACCCCGGAATGGATGTACTCGTGAACGGTGTGAGCTTCGATGCGCTGCAAGTCGGCGCGCGTGTGCTGTGGGAAATCAAGACCCATCGATTTGATACGTACCCTGACTTCGTCCAGGACAAGGAAATCAAGCGGGAGCTGAAGCAATTGCGCAAGCAGCGCGACGCTGCTCGACACTGCGGATATGCTTACGTTGTGGGGGTAAGCACCGAGGAGCACAAGGACGCGCTGCTGCAGGAGGATCGGTTCCTCAAAATCGTCGTCACAGGGTGCACTCGATGA
- a CDS encoding pyridoxamine 5'-phosphate oxidase family protein has translation MNDVTTRGGLLETAEQLRQHYGEPYALAFTKEVDHVHPQYRPFIKASPFVVLATAGAHHVDCSPRGDGAGFVEVFDERTLLIPDRPGNNRIESLLNIVEDPRVALLFLVPGVGEMMRVRGRASISIEPRWLERFTSPGKSPPKTVLVVKVESVYFQCARALIRGRVWDPSTHVARHTLPSAGDMLAAISRDRVDGKAYDQEDEGEL, from the coding sequence ATGAACGACGTGACGACCCGCGGCGGCCTGCTCGAGACCGCCGAGCAGCTGCGGCAGCACTACGGCGAGCCCTACGCGCTCGCATTCACCAAGGAAGTGGACCACGTCCATCCCCAGTACCGGCCGTTCATCAAGGCCTCGCCCTTCGTCGTGCTGGCCACGGCGGGCGCGCACCATGTCGACTGCTCGCCCCGGGGCGACGGCGCGGGCTTCGTCGAGGTGTTCGACGAGCGGACGCTGCTCATTCCGGACCGCCCGGGCAACAACCGCATCGAGAGCCTGCTGAACATCGTGGAGGATCCGCGCGTGGCGCTGCTCTTCCTGGTGCCGGGCGTGGGGGAGATGATGCGCGTGCGGGGCCGGGCCTCCATCTCCATCGAGCCGCGCTGGCTGGAGCGCTTCACGAGCCCGGGCAAGAGCCCGCCCAAGACGGTGCTCGTCGTGAAGGTGGAGTCCGTGTACTTCCAGTGCGCCCGCGCGCTGATTCGCGGCCGGGTGTGGGACCCGAGCACCCACGTCGCGCGCCACACCCTGCCCAGCGCGGGAGACATGCTCGCCGCCATCAGCCGGGACCGCGTCGACGGCAAGGCGTACGACCAGGAAGACGAGGGGGAGCTGTAA
- a CDS encoding iron-containing redox enzyme family protein, which produces MFDTRHIDPFWKGLQSCEPYRPAADWLLESPYHRPTDLSALPVETLDEPLRPDTLLTQRSLVLNRLLFNIYQQNNLYLPEGRFSEADTRAFQGFYAPQFVAANALVRPALDRTCFDFLSREISVDGPWTIEHLEEYCTRLLADYEATPSDLCLRIEASPHPQQAARAYLVQLAVDFLAEASQMALALPGNYGPAQSEMMKIFIDEFGYGVHQKKHSTLFVKTIESVGLSARMHTYYYWYLPSSLLLTNYFFWTTVHKPSWFESLGGLYWAEAVNPYFHRRFGQLLKKVFGREKTDTGYFDEHAGIDLHHRRMAFDKLMRPMVRQYGDAVIPAMVRGIETYRLLGDLTERDFLAQMDFCDALLTGGAAASGPVDLSLAEERPRGFLLEPRVCDVDTVVAVARGEVEVDAGYLQPRRLGAGEAVRVPAGRMVGARVVSEGARLSVAPERPVGRG; this is translated from the coding sequence ATGTTCGACACGCGCCACATCGACCCCTTCTGGAAGGGGCTGCAGTCCTGTGAACCGTACCGGCCCGCGGCGGACTGGTTGCTGGAGAGCCCGTATCACCGGCCCACGGACCTGTCGGCGCTTCCGGTGGAGACCCTGGACGAGCCCTTGCGGCCCGACACGCTGCTGACCCAGCGCTCGCTCGTGCTCAACCGGCTGCTCTTCAACATCTACCAGCAGAACAACCTCTACCTGCCCGAGGGGCGCTTCTCCGAAGCGGACACGCGGGCCTTCCAGGGCTTCTACGCGCCGCAATTCGTGGCGGCCAACGCGCTGGTGCGGCCCGCGCTCGATCGCACGTGCTTCGACTTCCTGTCCCGGGAGATCTCCGTGGACGGACCCTGGACGATCGAGCACCTGGAGGAGTACTGCACCCGGCTGCTGGCGGACTACGAGGCCACCCCCAGCGACTTGTGCCTGCGCATCGAGGCCTCGCCGCATCCCCAGCAGGCGGCCCGGGCCTATCTGGTGCAGCTCGCGGTCGACTTCCTCGCCGAGGCCTCGCAGATGGCCCTGGCCCTGCCCGGCAACTACGGCCCGGCGCAGTCGGAGATGATGAAGATCTTCATCGACGAGTTCGGCTACGGGGTGCACCAGAAGAAGCACTCCACGCTCTTCGTGAAGACGATCGAGTCGGTGGGGCTGAGCGCGCGGATGCACACGTATTACTACTGGTATCTGCCCAGCTCGCTGCTGCTGACCAACTACTTCTTCTGGACCACCGTCCACAAGCCCAGCTGGTTCGAGTCCCTGGGCGGGCTGTACTGGGCGGAGGCGGTCAATCCATACTTCCATCGCCGCTTCGGCCAACTGCTCAAGAAGGTGTTTGGCAGGGAGAAGACAGACACGGGCTACTTCGACGAGCACGCCGGCATCGACCTTCACCACCGGCGCATGGCCTTCGACAAGCTCATGCGCCCGATGGTGCGGCAGTACGGGGACGCGGTCATTCCCGCCATGGTGCGCGGCATCGAGACCTACCGGCTGCTGGGGGACCTGACCGAGCGCGACTTCCTGGCCCAGATGGACTTCTGTGATGCGCTGTTGACGGGCGGGGCGGCGGCCTCCGGACCCGTGGACCTGTCGCTCGCCGAGGAGCGCCCCCGGGGGTTCCTGCTGGAGCCCCGGGTGTGTGACGTCGACACGGTGGTGGCCGTGGCGCGGGGCGAGGTCGAGGTGGACGCGGGTTATCTCCAGCCGCGGCGGCTGGGGGCGGGGGAGGCCGTGCGCGTGCCCGCGGGCCGGATGGTGGGCGCCCGCGTCGTGAGCGAGGGCGCACGGCTGTCCGTGGCACCCGAGCGGCCGGTGGGCCGGGGATGA
- a CDS encoding Rieske 2Fe-2S domain-containing protein: protein MRVQLEARHWSQVRVGDARYLCLRQAGRLVVIRDECKHRGGPLSLGTWDEATECVTCPWHEIVNSPRDLARRQVPSVRVGGVMHILVPEPS from the coding sequence ATGAGGGTTCAGCTGGAGGCGCGGCACTGGAGTCAGGTGCGCGTCGGCGATGCGCGCTACCTGTGCCTGCGCCAGGCGGGCCGACTGGTGGTCATCCGGGACGAATGCAAGCACCGCGGGGGCCCGCTCAGCCTGGGCACCTGGGACGAGGCCACGGAGTGCGTGACCTGTCCCTGGCACGAGATCGTCAACTCGCCGAGGGATCTCGCGCGGCGTCAGGTGCCCTCGGTCCGGGTGGGCGGGGTGATGCACATCCTCGTTCCCGAGCCCTCCTGA
- a CDS encoding acyl-CoA dehydrogenase family protein: MNLLSLSTEEFLNTIDSHVQGRFDSKTHPQADISREDWESLTRAGLLLPALPKEYGGRDSHVEMCRLIERISEHSLPLGMCTMVVSLLFLRHVAKNGTDALKQEVLPLFAQQPLIGGFALTEPDCGSSMSRMTTSFEEVDGGYRIRGQKHWQAFSGSAHWWVVSARHVDRSTKRYAYFVVKRTEGFKTVERYRPLGLKLIDYGLNEIDAFVPKHRKLQCEEHDLSGALEMLCPPRISMAALASGFLKRISRDAQARAEERRIGPVRIADIGYARYRLKWIESSMTICEAACRYLEAEADLREDMMGSFFAVQAIKTLCTDRMLASALHYQQMCGGEGYRFGAPSNIAAQAALDARVFPIFDGNNDLLNQQLAEHCLRAARGRTLSEFLAAHPLTGPALPHVDVAFLDRELTQPHQVLAGRAIATLFGMTQVMKYTKDGGPRARRAIEFLKADLRTIAGEMALLDTGCLAD; encoded by the coding sequence ATGAATCTCTTGTCCCTCTCCACCGAAGAGTTCTTGAACACCATCGATTCGCACGTCCAAGGACGCTTCGACTCGAAAACCCACCCCCAGGCGGACATCTCCCGCGAGGACTGGGAGTCATTGACGAGGGCTGGCCTGCTTCTGCCCGCGTTGCCGAAGGAGTACGGCGGCAGGGACAGCCACGTCGAGATGTGTCGACTGATCGAGCGCATCTCCGAGCACAGCCTGCCCCTGGGCATGTGCACGATGGTGGTCAGCTTGCTGTTCTTGCGCCATGTCGCCAAGAACGGCACCGACGCGCTCAAGCAGGAGGTGCTTCCGCTCTTCGCCCAGCAGCCGCTGATCGGCGGCTTCGCGCTGACCGAGCCCGATTGTGGCTCATCGATGTCGCGCATGACCACGAGCTTCGAGGAGGTCGACGGCGGCTACCGGATTCGCGGTCAAAAGCACTGGCAGGCCTTCAGCGGGAGCGCTCACTGGTGGGTCGTGAGCGCGCGGCACGTGGACAGGTCGACCAAGCGGTATGCCTACTTCGTCGTCAAGCGGACCGAGGGGTTCAAGACGGTCGAGCGGTATCGCCCCCTGGGACTCAAGCTCATCGATTACGGGCTCAACGAGATCGACGCCTTCGTCCCCAAGCACCGCAAGCTCCAGTGCGAGGAGCACGACTTGAGCGGGGCGCTGGAGATGCTCTGCCCTCCGCGGATCAGCATGGCCGCGCTGGCGAGCGGCTTCTTGAAGCGCATTTCCCGGGACGCGCAAGCGCGGGCGGAGGAACGGCGGATAGGCCCCGTGCGCATCGCCGACATCGGCTACGCGCGGTACCGGCTCAAGTGGATCGAGTCCTCGATGACCATCTGCGAGGCCGCCTGTCGCTACCTCGAGGCCGAGGCGGACCTGCGCGAGGACATGATGGGGAGTTTCTTCGCGGTGCAGGCGATCAAGACGCTGTGCACCGACCGCATGCTCGCCTCGGCGCTCCACTACCAGCAGATGTGTGGCGGCGAGGGCTACCGCTTCGGCGCGCCCTCGAACATCGCGGCGCAGGCGGCCCTCGACGCGCGGGTCTTCCCCATCTTCGATGGGAACAATGATCTGCTGAACCAGCAACTCGCGGAGCACTGCCTGCGCGCGGCCCGGGGCCGCACGCTGAGCGAGTTCCTCGCCGCCCATCCGCTCACGGGGCCCGCGCTCCCGCACGTGGACGTGGCCTTCCTCGATCGCGAGCTGACCCAACCGCACCAGGTCCTCGCCGGCAGGGCGATCGCGACCCTGTTCGGGATGACGCAGGTCATGAAGTACACGAAGGACGGTGGCCCCAGGGCGCGCAGGGCGATCGAGTTCTTGAAGGCCGATCTGCGCACGATCGCCGGGGAGATGGCGCTGCTCGATACGGGCTGCCTCGCCGATTGA
- a CDS encoding VOC family protein, giving the protein MNKQVIFNLPVKDLDKSKAFFSALGFSFDPRMSNESAAFMIIAEGSIHAMLTAEAFFKTLIDKPVVQAKEANEVVICLICESRDEVDALIAKAVAAGGRTPHPPEDHGFMYDQGFEDLDGHLWNLVWTAPQA; this is encoded by the coding sequence ATGAACAAGCAGGTCATCTTCAACCTTCCGGTCAAGGACCTGGACAAGTCCAAGGCCTTCTTCTCCGCGCTCGGCTTCAGCTTCGATCCACGCATGAGCAACGAGAGCGCGGCGTTCATGATCATCGCGGAGGGCAGCATTCACGCCATGCTGACGGCCGAGGCGTTCTTCAAGACCCTCATCGACAAGCCCGTCGTGCAGGCGAAGGAGGCCAACGAGGTCGTCATCTGCCTGATCTGCGAGAGCCGGGACGAAGTGGACGCCCTGATCGCCAAGGCCGTCGCCGCCGGCGGCCGGACGCCGCATCCGCCCGAGGACCACGGCTTCATGTATGACCAGGGTTTCGAGGACCTCGACGGCCACCTGTGGAACCTGGTCTGGACGGCGCCGCAGGCCTGA